GATGAGTACATGTGCCAGACAAATCAAGCtgccttttttttaaaataaaaaagacaaatAAAACAGCACATGGGCTTGCACTGGCTATGTGGGCCATGCTCCTCACTGCACTCCGGGCCCACTCCCGACACTGAAAAGTCCTCCGCCACCTCACAGCTTGGCACCGCGTTGAACCGCACGATCCAGATCCGACCGCCCACGTCCCCTCCACCACGTCAGAACCGGCCCCGCTTTAATTGCCATCTCCGCTGCcgcacgccgtcgccgtccccggTCCAACTCGCCGCGTACGCAGCTTCCCATCCAACCAACCAGGCAGCAGGGGGACGCGAGCGAATCGTACGCGGGCGCGGGTCGACCGGCTTCGggcgggcgatggcggcgcggcggggcaggGGTtgtgcgcgcggcgcggcggcgttcgCGGCCGTGGCGCTGGCGGTGGGCGCGGGCCGGCGGTACGGGTGGGACGGGGCCTCCGCGGTGGCGGCGTTCCGCGAGGCCCGCGGCGCGCTGGGGCCATGGGCGGCGCCGGCCTACGTGGCCGCACACGCGCTCACGCTCGCGCTCTGCCCGCCCTACGCCATCTTCTTCGAGGGTGCCGCCGCGCTCGTCTTCGGGTTCCTGCCCGGCGTCGCGTGCGTCTTCTCCGCCAAGGTCCTCGGCGCATCCATCTCCTTCTGGATCGGAAGGTCGCGAcgcctctcctcttctctttccctttcttcccTGCTCTGTCGTGCTCTGCTGCGTTCCTGGGTTCCTTTGTCTGTGCATAGGAGTCGAGATCTGATAATTCTGTTGCTTTGAGCGCGCGATCTCAAAGTTGTTTGTGCGTGGCACCGATCGTGGGGTCAGGACTGTGGCATGAAGGAAAGTAGATTTGGGTGGGATGTTCTAGACAAAAAGAAGTTAACACTTTTTCTCTGCTGGTTTTCCATTTTGTTGCCTTTCTGCGACCATGGAATTTGGAATTACGCAGTATTTGGCCCTGTACTATTGTTCACTTGTGCTGAGTTTGGGTCGCATAGATAGAAATTCGAGGTAATTACTAATTAGCGAGATCTAGGTGCTAACTTCTGCATGACTTGTTTTCTTGTCAATGTTTCTAGACGAGAGCAGTGAATAGTAGTATTCTAGTACTTGGCCCCGTATAATTGTTCGGTTGTGCTGCATTTGGGTAGCATAGCTGTGAGTTGATGCGGTGGAAAGGCTAGTCCTTGAGCAGCAGTAGGGAAGTAAATCGAACTTAAAATCGAAGAGGGGGAGGATAGAATGGACATCACTAGGGAGGGCAAGAGTATAGGTTGGAACTAGAAAGCTATAGAAGAACAGAATGTCACACTGGTTGATTGTAATTAAGCACTACTGCTTGTTACTAATGATGAATTCTGATGTGTGATAACACCACTTCATGATAATGATAATGTAGTATAAAGTGAAATAAACTATTAAACTTGAGGTTTGTTACGTGTATCCTGTCATATTGAGCACTGCATGCATAAAGTCATGCGAAACAAATTGATTGGATGAAATTGGCTGCACATAAATAACACTTAACCTTCTTGACCTTACATACAATTCCTTTAGTTACTTTTTAGTCGGGGATCGTACCTACTAACAGGGGCGGATCGAGGTTTGGAACAAAAACAAGCTAAGCTTCTTGAGTTGTCACAGTATACACCTTTTTCTTGAGTTCATGGGTATCTTGATCATGCTTGTGCTatgcaaaatattttttggCTGCTGTTCATAAATAGAGATAGGACAGACATCTGGAAAACGTAAAACAATCATATTCTAGATGTGTATATGGCTTTAGGATAACTGAGAAATGCTCCGTTCAGGCAATCATTGCTGCAGAAAACTCAGTTATGGATAGGATTAGGATTTGACTTATCAGGATGAAAGAAGACACAGTAACATATTCGTCAGCTAACTCTAGCTGATATGTGTTCTGGATGATTATTCTATCAGCTTATGTGGACTAGGCTTTGTGTTATAGATCGCAGTGTCGATTCATGTATTGTTTGTCTGCACGCCATTGTAATTGTTGATCTGTACCTTCTGTTTTAGCTCTCTTTGCTAACTAATCTTTTGTGAATTTCTTCAGGGCAGTTTTCAGATATTTCACTTCAGCAATGGAATGGCTACAGAGGAACAAGTACTTCCATGTTGTGGTTAAAGGGGTTGAGCAGGATGGCTGGAAATTTGTATTGCTTGCTAGATTCTCGCCTCTGCCTTCCTACATCATCAACTATGCTCTATCAG
This genomic window from Setaria viridis chromosome 8, Setaria_viridis_v4.0, whole genome shotgun sequence contains:
- the LOC117833879 gene encoding uncharacterized protein, translating into MAARRGRGCARGAAAFAAVALAVGAGRRYGWDGASAVAAFREARGALGPWAAPAYVAAHALTLALCPPYAIFFEGAAALVFGFLPGVACVFSAKVLGASISFWIGRAVFRYFTSAMEWLQRNKYFHVVVKGVEQDGWKFVLLARFSPLPSYIINYALSATNVGFFRDFLFPTIVGCLPMILQNVSIVSLAGAAVASTTGSKKSSIYSYLFPAIGIVSSILISWRIKQYSSALAIPDELKSAPTNGNSNGDAKLASAPSTNTNSGKTRKRR